The sequence ATCTAGTTCACAGAGAACATTAACCCGTTCGAGTGCGATTAGCCAGAAGTCGGTTGACATAACAGTATATCCGGAAAGTTCTAATAATCCTTTACATAGATCAAAACTAGCACCTGTGAGATCTTCATCAGAGTCTCAATCATCGGTGAAGAAAATTTTGAACCTAAGGAAGACTAAGAACTCTTCAATAGAGTCAACGATGAGTCTCCCAAATCAGAAGTCTTTAGATAAGAAGCACAGCACCCTTCGTCACCAGAAATCTATTGTGGCCCATTCAGACATCACACTAAGCACACAACCATCCGTGTCTGATGACAGAAAAGCACTGCGGGAAGCATTATACCAGGGTATATTCCATAGGCACAGGCGGACAATATTTGCCGTCGGTTCGTTCCTTAGGATGCTAAGAAGCAAAACGTCCAATTATGACTCTATTAGATCAGAATCAGATGAAATTTAGCAGAAAACGTAGTTTTTAGCagataattatatacctaatgATATAACGGTGATGCGACAGACTGCAATGCTTTTTAATGTTATGCTATAGGAATAGTGTATGATGTTGTTagattgataatttttaacagttgttttgtattaaatgttCCTAATTAGTTGGACAGTGTTTTATTCAACCCGCTACAATGGCCCAAATCGTTAAATAGAACGCCATACTTTTGTTTGTAGCCttgttgtaaaatatcataataagATTTAGTATTACGCGAATACCTAAAAGTGATCTAAGAAAACGATGACATGAAGATCGTAAGTACAATTTTCTATTACGATATCGCGTGACCCACACAAGGTCACATTAATCGTATTCCTATTGACTTCAAAAAATGCAATCATGTTAATAgtttaaacataaacataagTAATAAATCCCTTTCCCCATCTGGATGTTTCTtgattgtttttctataatatcagaaaataaaattgaatttataagAAAACCAGGAAATAAAGTTGTATGGGTCTTATGATATTGTTTGTGGTGTATGAAATAAACTAAGTAACTTTAATAATGAGTGGCTACTTAGTAGgcagttaattaaaatatgaaaatcgcGATATTTTCATGGAGCTTATTAACACGTAGAGAcagtttaaataattgcaaCACTTAATCACTTTTATGAAACGgttattgcaaaaaaaaatcgacttTTTGCAGACTTTGTCTCGCTAAAGTGTTGctatgattaaaatataaaaaaatagttttgtgtttttttgcaataacataatatgaaaTGTATATTAGATACGTATAATGTAAATACGTACTACAATAGAATGTTGACACATTTTTGGAACAATTTATGCaccttttatatatttgtatacacGTGAAATTTTTGTGCTCTTGTGGCtgtaattttgtaaaacaaagaaAGTGCTTATTATACATAGCTTCTTTTATTTTGAGTAAACAGGGGTTATGGAATTGGAATAATTAAAGCATCGGTGCCAATGTTACACTGAAATCATTTGAAATGTTTCtagttttaaaatcttttgtaCTTTTATAGCCCTGTTTACTTTGTCAATAGTTTACGTTTTCGTCTGCCAAAATACGACATATTAGAAAAGTTGTAAATTggatgtttatataaaaaatcatgaGCTTTTCAATTAGATTAGATAGCTTTGTAATACATAGATTGGTAATTTTGTAAAGCGTTAACTGTATTGATGAAACGAttttgttctttatttaaatattgttattagtaAGTAGTAATTTGAATGTGTAATTTTAAGTTCAAAACATTCCTTTTGCACttgaatattattacataaaaagacTGTTGAAAATTGATTTATGTGAAAACTATCCGtgatttatatgaataaagtgtttttatcaataaaatggTAGTTTTCCTTAACAGAAAGGTCTATTTTTACGCATGGTAATATAATTGACATGATACGATACAATTCTTTAGCCTGGCAATTATGTGATGTGTTTACATTACCTAATTGTATAAATGGAGGCCAACAAGCTAAACATGATACATACCTACAGGCGGATACGTAAACCTTGAACGGCGTtccaaaattaatacaatatttttataaatcagaACGAATAGAGGTTTCTTTGTGTCCTGTCTAGTTTCATAAAGAACCTAACTAGACTTACGTAAACTGTAGGAGCGCAGGTGCTGGTAAATTCAAGGTACTAAAGTATAATTaaggtaataaaacaaatgaaaattcaataaaccatatatttttattttatgtaactttGTCTATTTCAAGCATAATCACTTAATATCTATACAACAATATTGATAGGTATACTATCGGCCGAAAATACAAAACTTTGGTTGCTAGCTTACAATGTCGAAATAACTATAACagattaactttaattttagtttacttTCAATAGGTATACATTTTAGTACTGATGACAATaagctttaaattaaaaaagccaATGTCTAAAACTTCTCTCAGAAATAAGTTTTCGTCCTAATTagaatttgaatatattttttattacatttgcttgaaaaattatttgctTACCCtaattaggaaaaaaataagaGTCAGTCAGACATTGGAAATGcatgaaaaaattataaaaaaacgttgtgttaaaaaaacaagtccattagacaaataatataagccgGGGTAGGAATTAGAGTTGGCGCTAATCTACACTCCAGAGCTGTCAACTGGAGAGATAGAGTATATCCTTTTACATACTTTCTTATGACAGATTTGAATTTTGACAGTGTGCTGGTAGTCTCTAGAATAGCTCTGAATGTATTCTGTAGTTTCCGAAATACAGcaaggtaaataaatatttataaaattgttgtaatttttaaatatttcacattgaaataaaaagtttacttTTTCAAGtatgtattgaataaataaaaacttttacatTACAGAAATAggtccccacactagggacCTCCTGTTGTGGGTACAAActtcatacaaataataaaatataatgtgttaaacacattacattaaaacacattattacaaataattttaattatttccggAAACCGCTAATTTATACCCCGTTAGACTAGATCTAAATGTATTTTCAAATGGACTCGATACTACTTTATCACATAATCGTTCATCTATGATGAATATATACAAATCAATTTTGCTTAAGGCACAAAATAGCTGGCTTCAAGCCTACTCTAATCAAGGATATATACAATGTTGGCCCCAAAAGAAggttgttaaataattttaatctatcACACATccattgaaataaaacaatctgTAAGGTGTTCTATACTCGATGGTTCGCTGTAgtcttaaacaaatatttaaattttttatttgacttaTATCtctttaaagtaataaaattaatagaccTCACCGACACCGTTTACCGAGCCTCTGACAGTCTTTGATAGCGAAAATCACAACGCGATATACTTTTGAAAAACAATGAACTACTTTGGCATATAAGGAATTCTTGTGTCATGCTTTTATTGCTTCAATGGAGATCAAACATACAGTTATGACTAACAATAACTTCcatatacttattttattaataaacacacAAGTCACTCGTGATATTGCATTTTAATTCCCAATTAAACGTAGATAAAAATAGTTTCCGCATAACTTTATATTGGGATTTGACAACGCTCACATTCTACTAATGTTCTTGAGAACAGTCTTTTCACATCTCCATTAATATAAATCACGCCTTTTTCTTTCCTTTTGTATTTTCTTCCGCGAATATTTCTTTGTAGTCGTTGAGTAAGATGTCAACGACGTTATTCTGTTGTATGCAGTCGACGGCGATTCTTTCTAGATCTTTTGTCCATAACAAGGTTGGGCCGAATACAATGGCAAGGTTTGCTGTATGCATTCTGTTGCGCTCACTGTATTCTGTTACTCTGTAATggataaaaatagtttacacGAAAGCCCTTTGGAACAATTattgtgtaatattaagtcgttagtaaaaaagtaatt is a genomic window of Pieris napi chromosome 2, ilPieNapi1.2, whole genome shotgun sequence containing:
- the LOC125061974 gene encoding uncharacterized protein LOC125061974 encodes the protein MTMIALEPEQPRPAEDLVLKMEPSSSQRTLTRSSAISQKSVDITVYPESSNNPLHRSKLAPVRSSSESQSSVKKILNLRKTKNSSIESTMSLPNQKSLDKKHSTLRHQKSIVAHSDITLSTQPSVSDDRKALREALYQGIFHRHRRTIFAVGSFLRMLRSKTSNYDSIRSESDEI